A genomic window from Winogradskyella sp. J14-2 includes:
- a CDS encoding type IX secretion system membrane protein PorP/SprF has protein sequence MIRILSKASLILMVFTALLATDLNAQQDPQYTHYMYNTLSVNPAYAGQRETLSVVGLHRSQWVGIDGAPQTQSLGIHSPLRNERIGLGLNIVSDALGPARENFIDANFSYTIPLNANDLKLSFGVKGGLHMLDLDWSKGRFQDPDNVFNENVNLISPTVGAGLYMHTRKWYLGLAVPNFLETEHYDDFQESRATERMHFYAIGGYVFNLSETLELKPAFLVKGVSGAPLIADVSANFWYKKNLTAGLAWRWDDSVSALVGFQATPGMFIGYGYDLTTTGLNNYNGGTHEITLRFEVKRLGRILSPRFF, from the coding sequence ATGATACGTATATTATCAAAAGCAAGTTTAATTTTAATGGTGTTTACTGCACTATTAGCAACGGATTTAAATGCCCAGCAAGATCCTCAATACACGCATTATATGTATAATACATTAAGTGTAAATCCAGCTTATGCCGGACAACGAGAAACACTGAGTGTTGTAGGTTTGCATAGATCACAATGGGTTGGTATTGATGGTGCACCACAAACACAATCCTTGGGTATTCACTCACCTTTGCGCAACGAGCGTATAGGTTTGGGTCTAAATATTGTAAGTGATGCATTAGGGCCTGCGAGAGAAAATTTTATTGATGCTAATTTTTCATATACTATTCCTTTAAATGCCAATGATTTAAAATTATCATTTGGTGTAAAAGGTGGATTGCATATGTTAGACTTAGATTGGAGTAAAGGTCGTTTCCAAGATCCAGATAATGTGTTTAACGAAAATGTAAATTTAATATCACCAACTGTTGGAGCAGGATTATACATGCACACCAGAAAATGGTATTTAGGTTTAGCTGTGCCAAACTTTTTAGAAACGGAACACTATGACGATTTTCAAGAATCTAGAGCTACAGAGCGCATGCACTTCTACGCTATAGGTGGTTATGTATTTAACCTTAGTGAAACTTTAGAGTTAAAACCTGCATTTTTGGTAAAAGGAGTTTCTGGTGCACCCTTAATTGCTGATGTGTCCGCCAATTTCTGGTATAAAAAGAATTTAACAGCTGGTTTGGCATGGCGATGGGATGATTCTGTGAGTGCTCTTGTAGGTTTTCAAGCAACGCCAGGAATGTTTATTGGTTACGGTTATGATTTAACAACAACAGGTTTAAATAACTATAATGGTGGAACTCACGAAATAACTTTAAGATTTGAAGTGAAGCGATTAGGTAGAATTTTATCACCACGTTTCTTCTAA